In the genome of Candidatus Neomarinimicrobiota bacterium, the window TGTTTGGAACCTGCAGAAGGACCTGGTGCTCCGCAGGAAAAAGGGGGAGATAAAGGATACTCTCATTCTGGTTGAGCACGACCCGGTCTACACCCTTGGAAAAAATGCTGACGAAAATCACCTTCTTCAGTCCCGGCCGCGAGTGGTACCAGTCTACAACGTAGAAAGAGGGGGGGATGTTACCTACCATGGGCCGGGACAACTGGTGGGGTATCCCATTCTGGATCTTCATGATCACAGGCTGAGCGTAGGATGGTACATGAGAACTCTTGAGGAAGTTCTCATGAAAACCCTGGACCATTTTGGTATTCGTGCCGGGCGGCAGGATAGGCTAACGGGTGTCTGGGTTGGAAATGAAAAGATCGCGTCACTGGGAGTCCGGCTGTCACGGTGGATTTCCATGCACGGTTTCGCCCTGAACGTGAATGTGGACCTCAGTTTTTTCGACGGCATTATCCCATGTGGAATATTTGACCACGATGTAACATCCATGAAGACAATCCTCGGTCGTGCACAGGAGCTGCGAGAGGTTGAGGAGAAGACGGTTGACGAATTTGTGAAGGTATTCCAGTTTACTTCAATTGCACAGGGTTAGGGAGGTAGGAGACGATGTCCCGCTTTCACGGATTTACGAAGAAGGAACTTCTGAACATCTACCGGAACATGGTGCTTGCGCGAAAGCTCGATGAAAAAATGCTCATTCTACTTAGGCAGGGGAGAAGTTTCTTCCACATTGGCGGGTCCGGTCATGAGGCGGCTCAACTGGCCGCGGCCCATCTTCTGCGGCCCGGAGAAGACTGGGCCTATCCGTACTACCGGGACCTCGCATTCTGTCTCGGACTTGGGATGACCGCCCGGGAAGTGCTCCTCTGTTTTCTCTCCCGGGACGAAGATCCGAACTCGGGGGGAAGGCAGATGCCAGCCCACTACGGTCACAAGGACCTTCGCCTCGTTTCTCAATCCAGTCCGACAGGCACCCAGTTTTTGCAGGCTGTGGGGTGTGGAATGAGCATGGTTAGAGCTGGCGGCAGGGAAATCGTGTACGTGTCCGCCGGTGAAGGGACAACCAGCCAGGGAGATTTTCACGAGGCGCTGAATTGGTCCAGCCTGGAAAAACTCCCTGTCATCTTTCACATCGAGGACAATAAGTACGCCATCTCTGTTCATATCAGTGAACAGACTTCCGGATCTTCAGTTTACAAAATGGTTGGCGGATACACCAATCTCGCACGCTTTCAGGTCGATGGTACTGACTTCTTTGAGTCTCACGTTGCATTTCAAAAAGCGATTGACAGGGCCCGAAAGGGGAAGGGTCCAACCGTCATCGTATCGGATATGGTTCGACTGTTGCCTCACTCTTCTTCAGATGACCAGAGGAAATACCGGCCGGAAGAGGAGCTCGAAGCTGACAAAAAAAGGGATCCCATCGACGGCTTCGCCGAGTATTGTATGGAAAATTCAGTGATTTCGCCGGAGGAATTTGAAAAGACCGGGAGTGATGTTCAGGAACAGGTGAATGGTGATTCGGAATGGGCCGAGACCCGGCCGCATCCTGAGCCGGAAACGGCCACGAAGTTTCTTTTCAGTGAAAACGGCTCAAATTACCCTGCCGAAGAGACTGAACCTGATTACATATCTGATAAGATTGTCATGGTGGATGCCATCAATCATGCCCTTCGAGAGGAAATGGCGAAAAATGAGAGAATGGTCGTGTACGGCCAGGACGTTGCGGATATGAAGGGCGGTGTCTTCACAGCCACGAAAGGATTGACCACAGAGTTTGGGAAGGAAAGGGTCTTCAATTCACCCCTTGCAGAATCAACCATCGTGGGCACGGCGGTGGGAATGGCCTCATCCGGCTGGAAGCCTGTGGTGGAAATCCAGTTTGGCGACTATATCTGGACGGCCATGATGCAGATTCGAAACGAAGTGGCATCCATGCGTTACCGGTCGAATAACGCCTGGGCATGTCCCCTCGTGATCCGCGTTCCCGTGGGAGGGTACATTCATGGGGGACTCTGCCACAGTCAGTCCATTGAGGGATTCTTCTTTCATCTGCCAGGTATTCGCGTTGCCTATCCGTCCAACGCTGCTGATGCCAAAGGCCTGTTGAAGACGGCGTGCAGGATTGAGGACCCTGTAATGTTCATGGAGCATAAGGGCTTGTATCGATTCCTCCAGGCGGCGACACCTGAGCCGGATGAGACATATGTCCTTCCATTCGGGAAAGCAAGGAACGTGAGGGAAGGGACGGATCTTACGATAGTCACCTATGGCATGTTGGTCTATAAATGCCTTGAGGCGGCCAAATCGCTGGCGGAAAGTGAGGGTGCCTCCATCGAGATCATAGATCTGCGAACCCTGAATCCCCTGGATCTGGATGCCATTGAACGATCGCTCCGGAAGACAAGCAAGATTCTCATCGCCTACGAGGACAACCTGACGAACGGTCCGGGAGCTGAAATATCAGCCATCGTCAGCGATCGCTTTTTTGAACTTCTGGATGGGCCTGTGGGAAGAGTCGCGGCGAAGGACTATCCCATCCCGTTCAGCACCGTTCTGGAAGAGGAAATCCTGCCGCAGACAGCGGACATTACCGGAGCCGCCAGAGAACTCTTGGAGTATTAGACTGAGGTGAACCATGATCGTTGATGTTATTCTGCCGAAACTGGGGGAGTCTATTACTGAGGGAACCATTATTCAGTGGCACAGGAAAGTAGGAGAGTCCATCAAGAAGGATGACATTCTTCTCGAGATCGGCACGGATAAGGTCGATTCGGAAATCCCTTCTCCCGCCGCGGGGATAGTTATAGAGATTCTGTCAAAACCGAACGATGTGGTGCCTGTGGACCAGGTCATCGCAAAGATTGACACGGAAGCTGAGGAAGGTGCGGTGCCAGCGGCTGCGGTGGAAGCTCCCCCTGATGAGGTTGTGGAAGAAAAGGAAGAAGTTCCCGCCGAACCGGAGAAGCCCGCCGCCCCCGTGACTCCGAAACGGACTTTCTACACTCCCCTTGTCCGTTCCATCGCCCGGAAGGAAAAGATATCTGACGAGGAACTTGTGTCGATCCCTGGCACGGGAAAGGGAAATCGGGTGACCAAGAAAGACCTTCTTGGTTACATTGAAGAGCGTCGCGAGAAACCGGAAGTTGAAGTCCCGCTTGTGGGGGTCCCGCCCGTTCCTGCACCTTTGTTCGAGAGTGCGCCACTAGTGGAAGAAACCGTGGAGATGGACAGGGTTCGCCAGCTCATCGCGGAGCACATGCGCAAGAGCTTGGATTCGGCTGCACACGTGCACCTCGTCTCCGAGTGTGACATGACAGGGATAGCCGATTTTATGGCGAGAAACGGTGCCGACTTCCGGAGGCAGGAGGGATTCAAATTGACTTGTACTCCCTTTTTCGTGCTCGTGGCCGTAAGAACCATTCAGGATTTTCCCGTGTTCAACACGTCGGTTGATGGGACGAAAGTGATCTACAAAAAACACATCAATATGGGCCTGGCCGTGGCTACGGAGAAGGGGCTCATGGTTCCCGTCATCAGAAAATGTGAAGAACTGAACTTTCTCGGAATCTGCCGGAGGGTGAACGACCTGGCCGAGAGGACGCGGGAAGGGAAAATCTCTGCCGATGAACTTCAGGACTCCACTTTCTCCATCACCAACTATGGCATCTTTGGAAACCTTTTCGGCACGCCCATTATCAACCAGCCCAACACGGCCATCCTCGGTGTCG includes:
- the lipB gene encoding lipoyl(octanoyl) transferase LipB, which encodes MARLSTSRAITAGEEDLCVSGLPGELTVLPLGRKSYEDVWNLQKDLVLRRKKGEIKDTLILVEHDPVYTLGKNADENHLLQSRPRVVPVYNVERGGDVTYHGPGQLVGYPILDLHDHRLSVGWYMRTLEEVLMKTLDHFGIRAGRQDRLTGVWVGNEKIASLGVRLSRWISMHGFALNVNVDLSFFDGIIPCGIFDHDVTSMKTILGRAQELREVEEKTVDEFVKVFQFTSIAQG
- a CDS encoding thiamine pyrophosphate-dependent enzyme — its product is MSRFHGFTKKELLNIYRNMVLARKLDEKMLILLRQGRSFFHIGGSGHEAAQLAAAHLLRPGEDWAYPYYRDLAFCLGLGMTAREVLLCFLSRDEDPNSGGRQMPAHYGHKDLRLVSQSSPTGTQFLQAVGCGMSMVRAGGREIVYVSAGEGTTSQGDFHEALNWSSLEKLPVIFHIEDNKYAISVHISEQTSGSSVYKMVGGYTNLARFQVDGTDFFESHVAFQKAIDRARKGKGPTVIVSDMVRLLPHSSSDDQRKYRPEEELEADKKRDPIDGFAEYCMENSVISPEEFEKTGSDVQEQVNGDSEWAETRPHPEPETATKFLFSENGSNYPAEETEPDYISDKIVMVDAINHALREEMAKNERMVVYGQDVADMKGGVFTATKGLTTEFGKERVFNSPLAESTIVGTAVGMASSGWKPVVEIQFGDYIWTAMMQIRNEVASMRYRSNNAWACPLVIRVPVGGYIHGGLCHSQSIEGFFFHLPGIRVAYPSNAADAKGLLKTACRIEDPVMFMEHKGLYRFLQAATPEPDETYVLPFGKARNVREGTDLTIVTYGMLVYKCLEAAKSLAESEGASIEIIDLRTLNPLDLDAIERSLRKTSKILIAYEDNLTNGPGAEISAIVSDRFFELLDGPVGRVAAKDYPIPFSTVLEEEILPQTADITGAARELLEY
- a CDS encoding dihydrolipoamide acetyltransferase family protein, producing the protein MIVDVILPKLGESITEGTIIQWHRKVGESIKKDDILLEIGTDKVDSEIPSPAAGIVIEILSKPNDVVPVDQVIAKIDTEAEEGAVPAAAVEAPPDEVVEEKEEVPAEPEKPAAPVTPKRTFYTPLVRSIARKEKISDEELVSIPGTGKGNRVTKKDLLGYIEERREKPEVEVPLVGVPPVPAPLFESAPLVEETVEMDRVRQLIAEHMRKSLDSAAHVHLVSECDMTGIADFMARNGADFRRQEGFKLTCTPFFVLVAVRTIQDFPVFNTSVDGTKVIYKKHINMGLAVATEKGLMVPVIRKCEELNFLGICRRVNDLAERTREGKISADELQDSTFSITNYGIFGNLFGTPIINQPNTAILGVGSVTKRPIVRETEAGDAIIIRSMAYLSLGFDHRLIDGAGGGRFLKAMVGHLETLDTETLI